Proteins from one Acanthopagrus latus isolate v.2019 chromosome 18, fAcaLat1.1, whole genome shotgun sequence genomic window:
- the maea gene encoding E3 ubiquitin-protein transferase MAEA isoform X1: MAVQETASQLSMALKVQEYPTLKVPYETLNKRFRAAQKNIDRETSHVTMVVAELEKTLSSFPVVDSVVSLLDGVVEKLSALKRKAAESIQAEDESAKLCKRRIEHLKEHSSDQLASVNLWKKKRMDRMMVEHLLRCGYYNTAVKLARQSGIEDLVNIEMFLTAKEVEESLERQETATCLAWCHDNKSRLRKMKSCLEFSLRIQEFIELIRQNKRMDAVRHARKHFSQAEGGQLDEVRQVMGMLAFPSDTHISPYKDLLDPARWKMLIQQFRYDNYRLHQLGNNSVFTITLQAGLSAIKTPQCYKEDGTSKNPDCPVCSKSLNKLAQPLPMAHCANSRLVCKISGEVMNENNPPMMLPNGYVYGYNSLLSIRQDDKVVCPRTKEVFNFSQAEKVYIM; encoded by the exons GTCCCCTACGAGACTCTGAACAAGCGCTTCAGAGCGGCTCAGAAGAACATCGACCGGGAGACGAGTCACGTGACGATGGTCGTCGCGGAGCTTGAGAAGACGCTAAGCAGCTTCCCGGTGGTCGACTCGGTGGTGTCACTGCTGGATGGTGTGGTGGAGAAACTCAGCGCCCTGAAGAGGAAG GCGGCTGAGTCCATCCAAGCAGAAGACGAGAGTGCCAAGCTGTGTAAGCGTCGCATCGAGCACTTGAAGGAGCACAGCAGTGACCAGCTGGCCTCAGTCAACCTGTGGAAGAAGAAACGCATGGACCGCATGATGGTGGAGCATCTGCTGCGCTGCGGCTACTACAACACAGCCGTCAAACTGGCAAGACAGAGCGGTATAGAG GATCTGGTGAACATTGAGATGTTCCTCACAGccaaggaggtggaggagtctCTGGAGAGGCAGGAGACGGCCACTTGCTTAGCCTGGTGCCATGACAATAAATCCCGCCTCCGCAAGATGAAG agttGTCTTGAGTTCAGTCTTAGAATCCAGGAGTTCATTGAGCtcatcagacaaaacaaacgcATGGATGCAGTCAG acatgCAAGGAAGCACTTCAGCCAGGCAGAAGGTGGACAGCTGGATGAGGTTCGGCAGGTGATGGGCATGCTGGCCTTCCCATCAGATACACATATCTCCCCATACAAG GACCTTTTGGATCCAGCCCGCTGGAAGATGCTGATCCAGCAGTTCCGATACGACAACTACAGACTGCACCAGCTGGGAAACAACTCTGTCTTCACTATCACCCTACAGGCTGGTCTGTCTGCCATCAAGACACC TCAGTGCTACAAGGAGGATGGTACCTCTAAGAACCCAGACTGCCCAGTGTGCAGTAAATCCCTCAACAAGTTGGCCCAGCCGCTACCCATGGCCCACTGCGCCAACTCCAGACTAGTCTGTAAGATCTCCGGGGAGgtcatgaatgaaaacaacccTCCAATGATGCTTCCTAATGGATATGTGTACGGATACAAC TCTCTTCTGTCCATCCGCCAAGATGACAAAGTGGTGTGTCCCAGAACCAAAGAAGTCTTCAACTTCTCTCAGGCTGAGAAGGTCTACATCATGTGA
- the maea gene encoding E3 ubiquitin-protein transferase MAEA isoform X2, whose product MVVAELEKTLSSFPVVDSVVSLLDGVVEKLSALKRKAAESIQAEDESAKLCKRRIEHLKEHSSDQLASVNLWKKKRMDRMMVEHLLRCGYYNTAVKLARQSGIEDLVNIEMFLTAKEVEESLERQETATCLAWCHDNKSRLRKMKSCLEFSLRIQEFIELIRQNKRMDAVRHARKHFSQAEGGQLDEVRQVMGMLAFPSDTHISPYKDLLDPARWKMLIQQFRYDNYRLHQLGNNSVFTITLQAGLSAIKTPQCYKEDGTSKNPDCPVCSKSLNKLAQPLPMAHCANSRLVCKISGEVMNENNPPMMLPNGYVYGYNSLLSIRQDDKVVCPRTKEVFNFSQAEKVYIM is encoded by the exons ATGGTCGTCGCGGAGCTTGAGAAGACGCTAAGCAGCTTCCCGGTGGTCGACTCGGTGGTGTCACTGCTGGATGGTGTGGTGGAGAAACTCAGCGCCCTGAAGAGGAAG GCGGCTGAGTCCATCCAAGCAGAAGACGAGAGTGCCAAGCTGTGTAAGCGTCGCATCGAGCACTTGAAGGAGCACAGCAGTGACCAGCTGGCCTCAGTCAACCTGTGGAAGAAGAAACGCATGGACCGCATGATGGTGGAGCATCTGCTGCGCTGCGGCTACTACAACACAGCCGTCAAACTGGCAAGACAGAGCGGTATAGAG GATCTGGTGAACATTGAGATGTTCCTCACAGccaaggaggtggaggagtctCTGGAGAGGCAGGAGACGGCCACTTGCTTAGCCTGGTGCCATGACAATAAATCCCGCCTCCGCAAGATGAAG agttGTCTTGAGTTCAGTCTTAGAATCCAGGAGTTCATTGAGCtcatcagacaaaacaaacgcATGGATGCAGTCAG acatgCAAGGAAGCACTTCAGCCAGGCAGAAGGTGGACAGCTGGATGAGGTTCGGCAGGTGATGGGCATGCTGGCCTTCCCATCAGATACACATATCTCCCCATACAAG GACCTTTTGGATCCAGCCCGCTGGAAGATGCTGATCCAGCAGTTCCGATACGACAACTACAGACTGCACCAGCTGGGAAACAACTCTGTCTTCACTATCACCCTACAGGCTGGTCTGTCTGCCATCAAGACACC TCAGTGCTACAAGGAGGATGGTACCTCTAAGAACCCAGACTGCCCAGTGTGCAGTAAATCCCTCAACAAGTTGGCCCAGCCGCTACCCATGGCCCACTGCGCCAACTCCAGACTAGTCTGTAAGATCTCCGGGGAGgtcatgaatgaaaacaacccTCCAATGATGCTTCCTAATGGATATGTGTACGGATACAAC TCTCTTCTGTCCATCCGCCAAGATGACAAAGTGGTGTGTCCCAGAACCAAAGAAGTCTTCAACTTCTCTCAGGCTGAGAAGGTCTACATCATGTGA
- the LOC119007007 gene encoding heterogeneous nuclear ribonucleoprotein A0-like has protein sequence MSDQLCKLFVGGLNVDTDDDGLRKHFEQYGTLTDCVVVVNKQLQRSRCFGFVTYSSPEEADAAMAARPHTVDGNAVEVKRAVAREDANKPEALAKVKKIFVGGLKDDIEEEHLSEYFSQYGEIEKAEVISEKETGKKRGFGFVYFTDHDAADKAVVVKFHTVNGHKVEVKKALTKQEMQAANRTGMAPRGRPGRGMRGNQNGYGSRDYGGNYNYGNGGGGYNCGGYGGYGGPYGGGYGDQGSGYGGGNGYNEFGSGYGQHSSGYGPMKGPPFGGQRSAAPYTRGGGGGGGYPRGGYGGGGY, from the coding sequence ATGAGTGACCAGCTTTGTAAACTCTTCGTCGGTGGCCTCAACGTGGACACTGACGACGATGGCCTGCGCAAGCACTTCGAGCAGTACGGTACGCTCACCGACTGCGTCGTGGTGGTGAACAAGCAGCTGCAGCGGTCCCGCTGCTTCGGCTTTGTGACCTACTCGTCGCCAGAGGAGGCCGACGCAGCAATGGCGGCTAGGCCCCACACCGTCGACGGCAACGCGGTCGAGGTGAAACGTGCCGTGGCCCGAGAAGACGCCAACAAGCCGGAGGCACTCGCTAAGGTGAAGAAGATCTTCGTCGGAGGCCTGAAGGACGACATCGAAGAGGAACATCTGAGCGAATACTTCTCCCAGTACGGTGAGATCGAGAAGGCCGAAGTCATCTCGGAGAAGGAGACCGGAAAGAAGAGAGGCTTCGGCTTTGTTTACTTCACCGACCACGATGCTGCCGACAAAGCGGTTGTGGTCAAATTCCACACCGTCAATGGACACAAAGTTGAGGTGAAGAAGGCCCTGACGAAGCAGGAAATGCAGGCAGCCAACAGAACCGGTATGGCGCCGAGAGGCAGGCCGGGTAGAGGCATGAGGGGGAATCAAAATGGCTACGGCAGCAGGGACTACGGCGGAAACTACAACTACGGAAATGGCGGAGGAGGCTACAACTGTGGCGGCTACGGAGGGTACGGCGGACCATATGGGGGAGGCTACGGAGACCAGGGAAGTGGCTATGGAGGTGGAAACGGCTACAATGAGTTCGGTAGCGGCTATGGCCAGCATTCTTCTGGTTACGGCCCCATGAAAGGGCCACCCTTCGGCGGACAGAGGAGCGCAGCACCCTACACCAgaggcggcggcggtggtggcggCTACCCCAGGGGGGGCTATGGCGGCGGTGGCTACTAA